GGCCGCATCGCCGACGACGAGCTCATCGAGATCACCGAGAGCGAGGAGATGCCGCCGGCCCACGCCGAAGGAGCGCGCGCATGACCGCCGCGGTGTTCACCATCTCGCTGCTCGGCGCGATGGGACTGGGCCTGCCGATCGCGTTCGCACTGCTGATCTGCGGCGGCGCGCTCATGGTGGCCCAGGGGCAGATCGACACCACCATCTTTTCGCAGAAGCTGGTCGAGGGCGCCGACAGCTTCCCGCTGCTCGCGATCCCGTTCTTCATGCTGGCCGGCGAGCTGATGAACGCCGGAGGCATCTCCAAGCGCATCGTCGCCTTCGCGCTCGCCTGGGTGGGCCACCTGCGCGGCGGCCTGGGCATCGTGGCCATCTTCGCGGCCGTGGTGATGGCTGCCATCTCCGGCAGCGCGGCCGCCGACACCGCCGCCCTCGGCGCCTTGCTGATCCCGATGATGCGCAAGGCCGGCTACGACGTGCCGCGCGCCTCGGGGCTGATCGCCGCCGGCGGCGTGATCGCGCCGGTGATCCCGCCGTCGATCGGCCTCATCGTGTTCGGCGTGATCGCCAACGTCTCCATCGGCAAGCTGTTCCTGGCGGGCATCTTCCCCGGCCTGATGATGGGCCTGTCGCTGCTGATCACCTGGCTCTGGGTGGCCCGCAAGGACCAGGTGCAGGTGCTGCCGCGCCAGGGCATGGCCGAGCGCATGCGTGCCGGCGTCGACGGGATCTGGGCGCTGCTGATGCCGGCCGGCATCATCGGCGGCCTGAAGTTCGGCGTGTTCACGCCCACCGAAGCCGGCGTGGCCGCCTGCGTCTACGCCTTCGTCGTCGGCGCCTTCGTCTACCGCGAGCTGCCGCTGCGCCAGCTCTATCCGCTGCTGGTCGCGGCCGCCAAGAGCACCGCCGTCGTCGTCTTCCTGATCGCCGCGGCGCTGGTGTCCGGCTGGCTGATCACGACCTCCGACGTGCCGAACCAGGTGGCCGCGATGCTCACGCCCTTCATGGGCAGCCCGACGCTGCTCATGCTGGTGATCATGGTCATCGTGGTCATCGTCGGCACCGCGCTCGACTTCGCGCCGACGCTGATGATCCTCACGCCGGTGCTGATGCCCATCGTCAAGCAGGCCGGCATCGACCCCGTGTACTTCGGCGTGCTGTTCATCATGAACAACGCCATCGGCCTCATCACGCCGCCGGTGGGCATCGTGCTCAACGTCATCTGCGGGGTTTCCAAGATCTCGATGAGCGAGC
The Piscinibacter sp. XHJ-5 DNA segment above includes these coding regions:
- a CDS encoding TRAP transporter large permease subunit; its protein translation is MTAAVFTISLLGAMGLGLPIAFALLICGGALMVAQGQIDTTIFSQKLVEGADSFPLLAIPFFMLAGELMNAGGISKRIVAFALAWVGHLRGGLGIVAIFAAVVMAAISGSAAADTAALGALLIPMMRKAGYDVPRASGLIAAGGVIAPVIPPSIGLIVFGVIANVSIGKLFLAGIFPGLMMGLSLLITWLWVARKDQVQVLPRQGMAERMRAGVDGIWALLMPAGIIGGLKFGVFTPTEAGVAACVYAFVVGAFVYRELPLRQLYPLLVAAAKSTAVVVFLIAAALVSGWLITTSDVPNQVAAMLTPFMGSPTLLMLVIMVIVVIVGTALDFAPTLMILTPVLMPIVKQAGIDPVYFGVLFIMNNAIGLITPPVGIVLNVICGVSKISMSELMKGLWPFLWAELAVLLLLVLFPSLVLVPLKWMS